A region of Sulfurovum sp. DNA encodes the following proteins:
- a CDS encoding molybdopterin molybdotransferase MoeA encodes MTTFDTLSLLEAHTIAFNHAVPKNKSEIIAITDANGRILSKAITAKKNLPSFDNSAMDGFAFRFKDTGKRLRVASTIFAGEVASASLKVDECYRIMTGAQLPSDVDTVVPIESCIDITDEAVTIPKDIKLGSNFRKKSEELKAGDTIFEAGYILRASDIALLSAQGIMAVEVFMQPCIAVVSTGDEIKEPWENASEDDIYNANAFGVSSLLKSFGFSPTYIGRIPDNLEASKTFVAKLKHFDAIITTGGISMGDADFLHEAFLANGLKSLFHGINLKPGRPTMMGTMGNTFVMAMPGNPLTTMLTVHLISIPILYKIAGANTHWHTFNYAKFSHDIKLKAKRTNIIIGTIKNGIFTPTRNNKIGSGMLTPLTESNAIACFGEDIDNVEKEDLVKIVLLNDTTRSKENRIINM; translated from the coding sequence ATGACCACTTTTGATACTCTGTCTCTTCTTGAGGCTCATACTATAGCCTTTAATCATGCTGTACCCAAAAATAAAAGTGAAATTATTGCCATTACCGATGCAAATGGACGTATCCTCTCCAAAGCAATCACTGCCAAAAAAAATCTCCCCTCTTTCGATAACTCTGCCATGGATGGTTTTGCATTTAGGTTCAAAGATACCGGAAAACGGCTCAGAGTTGCTAGTACTATCTTTGCTGGGGAAGTGGCAAGTGCATCACTCAAAGTGGATGAATGCTATCGCATTATGACCGGTGCACAACTACCTTCTGATGTCGATACAGTCGTACCCATTGAGAGTTGTATTGATATAACTGATGAAGCAGTTACCATTCCTAAAGATATTAAGCTAGGTAGTAACTTTAGAAAAAAAAGTGAGGAGCTCAAGGCAGGGGATACTATCTTCGAGGCAGGCTATATTCTTCGAGCTTCAGATATTGCTTTACTTTCTGCTCAGGGAATCATGGCAGTTGAGGTATTTATGCAACCATGTATCGCTGTGGTATCCACTGGTGACGAGATTAAAGAGCCGTGGGAAAATGCCAGCGAGGATGATATTTACAATGCTAATGCCTTTGGTGTCTCTTCTCTACTAAAAAGTTTTGGATTTTCCCCTACCTATATAGGTCGTATTCCAGACAATCTTGAAGCAAGCAAAACATTTGTTGCCAAACTCAAACACTTTGACGCAATTATTACCACAGGGGGCATCAGTATGGGTGATGCTGATTTTCTCCATGAAGCATTTCTTGCTAATGGGCTAAAGTCACTCTTTCACGGTATTAACCTTAAACCTGGTCGTCCAACCATGATGGGCACTATGGGCAATACCTTTGTGATGGCAATGCCAGGAAATCCACTAACAACCATGCTTACTGTACACCTTATCTCCATTCCAATACTTTACAAGATTGCTGGTGCCAATACCCACTGGCACACCTTTAATTATGCTAAATTCTCACATGATATCAAGCTCAAAGCTAAGCGTACCAATATCATTATTGGAACAATAAAAAATGGAATATTTACCCCTACTCGAAACAATAAAATAGGCTCAGGTATGCTTACTCCATTAACAGAAAGTAATGCTATTGCCTGTTTTGGAGAAGATATTGATAATGTAGAGAAAGAAGACCTTGTAAAAATAGTACTTTTAAATGATACAACACGCAGTAAAGAAAATAGAATTATCAATATGTAA
- a CDS encoding cytochrome c, which produces MANENKSVWVSISFWRRSAAWVTGFASILLIWLTFDTLGQISMGTDEDLKSGITKRVPGPTVINYHIDYKMSEKRGHEVPVIGEKELFFGKEWSKEEAAKLLHLGKLTSQAKNCMNCHTLLGNGAYYAPDLTKAWLDPAWQNGGPLQGITGKNTVEEAMAEFLQHPSRYPTHARMMPNLGITAEEAKGLVAFLKHMSSIDTNGFPRNFSQSADRIKGGTHAH; this is translated from the coding sequence ATGGCAAATGAGAATAAGTCAGTATGGGTTAGTATATCATTTTGGCGCCGTTCTGCAGCGTGGGTGACAGGATTTGCATCTATTTTGTTGATATGGTTGACATTTGATACGCTAGGTCAAATTAGTATGGGGACAGACGAGGATCTTAAAAGTGGGATAACCAAAAGGGTACCAGGTCCTACGGTAATCAATTATCATATTGATTACAAGATGAGCGAAAAAAGAGGGCATGAGGTACCAGTAATTGGAGAAAAAGAACTCTTTTTTGGTAAAGAATGGAGTAAGGAGGAAGCAGCAAAATTATTACATCTTGGTAAATTGACCTCTCAGGCAAAGAACTGTATGAATTGTCATACACTCCTAGGTAATGGTGCTTATTATGCTCCTGATCTTACCAAAGCGTGGCTTGATCCTGCATGGCAGAATGGTGGACCACTTCAGGGAATAACAGGAAAAAATACAGTAGAGGAAGCGATGGCAGAATTTCTACAACATCCATCTCGATACCCTACACATGCAAGAATGATGCCAAATCTTGGTATTACAGCAGAAGAAGCAAAAGGGTTAGTAGCATTTCTCAAACATATGAGTAGTATTGATACTAATGGTTTCCCAAGAAACTTCTCACAATCTGCTGACAGAATCAAAGGAGGTACACATGCTCACTAG
- a CDS encoding cbb3-type cytochrome c oxidase subunit I: MLTSIKTNEFAGNESKKLAMMYFRVAIILFGAQLLMGLIAAIQFLAPGFLFELFDFSVARMVHINALVVWMLYAMIGSVYYMLSDETGIETVHIGIGKLAFWVLTAAVTVVVLVYIFVQVGSGTEATIWLINEGREYLEAPRWADIGIVVVVLTFYWNVFATYMKGQKTGIMTVMVANLMALAGLYLAGMFFTDNISMDQYWWWWVIHLWVEATWEVFVGTLAAYALIKIIDAKREIVEMWLWIEVLMLFGSGILGLGHHYFWIGTPEYWWEIGALFSALEPVPLVAMFVHVLYDWGKEQGIAKAEGKPGSVMNNGPAMAWIVTNAFGNFLGAGIWGFFHTLPQVNIYTHGTQFTAAHGHLAFFGAYATILIGMMYMGIQGAYGIERMKATFKSKMAISLITFGVLGMTVALTIAGYEQVLVERADLGASWNAFFTAQNLPWYVQAQLWRTIMGVLTFVGFVYLVWDLLTIGKSKAD; encoded by the coding sequence ATGCTCACTAGTATCAAAACAAATGAATTTGCTGGAAATGAATCAAAAAAACTGGCAATGATGTATTTTAGGGTAGCGATTATACTCTTTGGCGCACAGTTGCTAATGGGACTTATTGCTGCAATTCAGTTTCTTGCACCAGGGTTCCTCTTTGAGCTTTTTGATTTCTCGGTAGCCAGAATGGTACACATCAATGCATTAGTTGTCTGGATGCTTTATGCAATGATAGGGTCAGTTTATTATATGCTATCTGATGAAACAGGGATAGAAACGGTTCATATTGGTATAGGAAAGCTTGCTTTTTGGGTATTGACTGCTGCAGTTACGGTTGTTGTACTTGTTTACATTTTTGTTCAAGTAGGTTCAGGAACAGAAGCAACTATTTGGTTAATTAATGAAGGTAGAGAGTATCTTGAAGCACCTAGATGGGCCGATATTGGTATTGTTGTGGTGGTTCTTACCTTCTATTGGAATGTATTTGCTACCTACATGAAAGGTCAAAAAACTGGAATTATGACTGTCATGGTTGCTAACTTGATGGCACTGGCGGGTCTCTATCTTGCAGGAATGTTCTTTACAGACAATATCTCTATGGACCAGTACTGGTGGTGGTGGGTTATTCATCTTTGGGTTGAAGCAACTTGGGAAGTTTTTGTTGGTACACTTGCAGCTTATGCACTAATCAAGATTATTGATGCAAAGCGTGAGATTGTTGAGATGTGGCTTTGGATTGAAGTGTTGATGTTGTTTGGATCAGGTATTCTTGGTTTAGGTCACCACTATTTTTGGATTGGTACACCTGAATATTGGTGGGAGATTGGTGCACTCTTCTCTGCACTTGAGCCAGTACCACTAGTAGCGATGTTTGTCCATGTTCTCTATGATTGGGGTAAAGAGCAAGGAATCGCTAAAGCAGAAGGAAAGCCAGGTTCAGTAATGAATAATGGTCCTGCAATGGCATGGATTGTTACTAATGCATTTGGTAACTTCCTTGGGGCAGGTATTTGGGGATTTTTCCATACCCTACCACAGGTAAATATTTATACACACGGAACACAATTTACAGCAGCACATGGACACTTGGCATTCTTTGGAGCCTATGCAACTATTCTTATTGGGATGATGTATATGGGTATTCAGGGTGCATACGGGATTGAGAGAATGAAGGCAACATTCAAGTCTAAAATGGCAATCTCTTTAATTACTTTTGGAGTACTTGGAATGACAGTAGCATTGACGATTGCTGGATATGAACAGGTACTGGTAGAAAGAGCAGATCTTGGAGCTAGCTGGAATGCATTTTTTACAGCACAGAATCTACCTTGGTATGTTCAAGCACAGCTTTGGAGAACGATTATGGGTGTGCTTACTTTTGTTGGGTTTGTCTATTTAGTATGGGATTTGCTAACAATTGGTAAATCGAAAGCAGATTAG
- a CDS encoding nitrite reductase: protein MKWDKLLGFVTVTSFAATMVMAGTSNMDFAKTYEKECQGCHGPIHQGGVGSDLRPAALKKKSREFLAETILNGRENTAMPAWNHKFSKDDATGMIDWLMDWKNTVELTLDLDEVQKTWTKLADVTKLAKKYPVNKDGKLVYKGAEVKNVKDITFATERDASLVDFIDSTNGKVLSRHKAGFAVHVTVTNKNEPRYAYSISRSGRLTMFDIGAPGQPAVASVQVGQESRGLAVSPNGKYIIAGNYNPGGAVLCDAHTLKPLKAYDTSRVIDPDGQIGPSRVAGIADTPYGPYFAVALKDGGHTYIIDYSKEGFPIVGDIPNIGKILHDCFLNENKGEDFGRYFQIASQGSDLMGIVDFKTKSLAAKVYTGKKSKPHPGQGSSWFNKKMGKQLNATNSMNFGSVVIWSSPGWKVVKKIKTSGGGLFVGTSEHTPWIWSDCVLAKPAKYNEVHLINKETLKTDRIIKVGKKKGQLIDAKTKKILQEWDATQHQKIAVNEKVFGKEKIMPIPNKVGPAVKNPVQPRLLHAEPANHGKWTMISEWTTGRIGIYDSKTGKFIKYIENLTTPTFTYSIEHRQHIPGA from the coding sequence ATGAAATGGGATAAACTTCTAGGTTTTGTTACGGTAACAAGTTTTGCTGCAACGATGGTAATGGCAGGCACATCAAATATGGATTTTGCAAAAACATACGAGAAAGAGTGCCAAGGATGTCATGGGCCAATTCATCAGGGTGGCGTTGGATCAGATCTTAGGCCTGCAGCACTGAAGAAAAAAAGTAGAGAATTTCTTGCAGAAACAATTCTTAACGGCAGAGAGAATACGGCGATGCCAGCATGGAATCATAAGTTTTCAAAAGATGATGCGACAGGTATGATTGATTGGCTGATGGATTGGAAAAATACAGTAGAGTTGACACTGGATTTAGATGAGGTACAAAAGACATGGACCAAACTTGCCGATGTAACTAAACTGGCAAAAAAATATCCTGTAAATAAAGATGGAAAGCTTGTCTATAAAGGGGCAGAAGTAAAAAACGTTAAAGATATTACTTTTGCAACAGAGAGGGATGCCTCTTTAGTTGATTTTATAGATTCTACAAATGGAAAAGTACTCTCACGCCATAAGGCGGGTTTTGCAGTACATGTAACTGTAACCAATAAAAATGAGCCACGATATGCTTATTCCATCTCTCGTTCGGGAAGATTAACCATGTTTGATATTGGAGCACCTGGACAACCCGCAGTAGCTTCTGTACAGGTGGGACAGGAGTCTAGGGGGCTTGCAGTCTCACCTAATGGTAAATATATTATTGCAGGAAATTATAATCCAGGTGGTGCAGTGCTTTGTGATGCACACACACTTAAGCCACTTAAAGCTTATGATACTAGTCGTGTCATTGATCCCGATGGACAGATTGGACCATCACGTGTAGCAGGAATTGCAGATACACCGTATGGACCATACTTTGCCGTAGCATTGAAAGATGGCGGACATACATATATTATTGATTATTCAAAAGAGGGATTCCCTATTGTTGGAGATATACCAAATATTGGAAAGATTCTACATGACTGTTTTCTTAATGAGAACAAAGGAGAAGATTTTGGTAGATATTTTCAAATTGCTTCTCAGGGATCAGACCTTATGGGTATTGTTGACTTTAAAACCAAATCTTTGGCAGCAAAAGTTTATACAGGTAAAAAATCTAAGCCACACCCTGGACAAGGATCAAGCTGGTTTAATAAAAAAATGGGAAAACAGCTTAATGCAACAAACTCTATGAACTTTGGTTCGGTGGTTATTTGGAGTTCACCAGGATGGAAAGTAGTTAAAAAGATTAAAACTTCTGGTGGTGGACTTTTTGTTGGAACATCAGAACATACACCATGGATATGGTCTGATTGTGTACTTGCTAAACCTGCAAAATATAATGAAGTACACCTGATTAACAAAGAGACACTTAAGACAGATAGAATTATTAAAGTTGGAAAGAAAAAAGGTCAGTTAATTGATGCTAAAACGAAAAAAATTCTTCAAGAGTGGGATGCAACCCAGCACCAAAAAATAGCTGTAAATGAAAAAGTATTTGGCAAAGAGAAGATTATGCCTATACCTAACAAGGTAGGTCCTGCTGTAAAAAATCCAGTACAGCCAAGACTGCTACATGCAGAACCTGCCAATCATGGTAAATGGACTATGATTTCTGAGTGGACAACAGGAAGAATTGGTATTTATGATTCCAAAACAGGTAAATTTATCAAGTATATCGAGAACTTAACAACACCAACATTTACCTACTCTATAGAACACAGACAACACATACCTGGTGCATAA
- a CDS encoding nitrite reductase produces the protein MKLLLSILVWGSMLSLVLNAKEKYFVVERDSESVAIIEDGLTKRYMKHMHNMNHGIIKFDGSDGYLISRDGYVVKFDPRTEKKETEYKTSKSAIGFVIGKHYVAVANYDDKSVDILTRNLKPIKKIKTGSKNVGIKIYKDKLIFAQMDNDKVSVYEDINHEKGIPKFRKLKEFSVGKMPFDAMIKENTYIVGFFLTKGFGVIDLNSMQYSQIDVTTEGNKPVLKVPHFGFWSISDKKTFIPAVGDNKVMVYDKDFKFIKNIKTKGLPVFTSLSPDKKYIAVTFSGKDFPTIEIVDTNTLKVIKSFTFPGKVLHVRWSKEYPDLYVSVNDANQVSVINTQNWFLQRDIFQVKHPSGIFLYEMDNKK, from the coding sequence ATGAAATTATTACTGTCTATTTTGGTATGGGGAAGCATGCTCTCCTTGGTATTAAATGCAAAAGAGAAATATTTTGTTGTAGAGCGAGACAGTGAATCTGTTGCAATAATAGAAGATGGTTTAACAAAGCGATATATGAAACATATGCACAATATGAACCATGGTATTATTAAATTTGATGGCAGTGATGGATACCTTATCAGTCGTGATGGGTATGTGGTGAAGTTTGATCCTAGAACAGAGAAAAAAGAGACAGAATACAAGACCTCAAAGTCTGCTATTGGATTTGTTATAGGTAAGCATTATGTTGCTGTTGCCAATTATGATGATAAATCTGTTGATATTCTTACACGTAATCTCAAGCCTATCAAAAAGATTAAGACGGGTTCGAAGAATGTTGGTATCAAGATATATAAAGATAAGCTCATCTTTGCGCAGATGGACAATGACAAGGTGAGTGTCTATGAAGATATTAACCATGAGAAAGGAATACCAAAGTTCAGGAAGCTTAAAGAGTTCAGTGTCGGTAAGATGCCTTTTGATGCGATGATCAAGGAAAATACCTATATTGTCGGGTTCTTTTTGACCAAAGGATTTGGTGTAATCGATTTAAATAGTATGCAATACAGTCAGATTGATGTAACGACTGAAGGAAACAAGCCTGTACTAAAGGTACCCCATTTTGGATTCTGGTCAATTAGTGATAAAAAAACTTTTATTCCTGCAGTAGGTGACAATAAAGTGATGGTTTATGATAAAGATTTTAAATTTATTAAAAATATTAAAACAAAAGGATTGCCTGTTTTTACCTCTTTAAGTCCAGATAAAAAATATATTGCTGTGACATTTTCAGGAAAAGATTTTCCTACCATAGAGATTGTAGATACCAACACACTTAAAGTGATTAAGTCTTTTACCTTTCCTGGTAAAGTACTACATGTGAGATGGTCCAAGGAGTATCCTGACCTTTATGTCTCTGTTAATGATGCCAATCAAGTTAGTGTAATCAATACACAGAATTGGTTCTTGCAAAGAGATATTTTTCAGGTTAAACACCCTTCGGGTATTTTTCTCTACGAAATGGATAATAAGAAATAG
- a CDS encoding cytochrome c family protein produces the protein MRQILFFILLLWITQSNIIALENTTCKNCHPLIYAEYQHSMHSHSSLFGDPTHNAVWKRHPAKVKRNYKCASCHTPSDHSVTKGMLPTPNHAEIDEPISCQTCHRIERIEEHAKANKNIYTRKKKYFFSMDHKRKGEKVVFKEERSFLGIFKKKSGSPYHDIDYGNEIYYNGRICLGCHDHKQNNKGFTVCDLEVKQKDSKETCISCHMPQKKGSLANQKQNRKHAFHGISIHQKPKHLSRYIQFSINKQPSGFDVYIKNKATHTLFPQPLRMSQLRVSIERNDKLLTLPIHSFMRIIGTAGKPSMPWLATEVLKDTTIKAHETRKIHYNTPLKKGDHLIIEFGYYLVNPKAAKQLRITDTKVKKIIILNKKRIAI, from the coding sequence ATGCGACAAATACTCTTTTTTATACTGCTGTTATGGATTACACAAAGTAACATAATAGCACTAGAAAATACTACTTGTAAGAACTGTCATCCTCTAATTTATGCAGAATATCAACACTCTATGCATAGCCATTCCTCTCTCTTTGGTGACCCTACACATAACGCAGTATGGAAGAGGCATCCTGCCAAAGTAAAAAGAAACTATAAATGTGCTTCATGTCATACACCCTCAGATCATTCGGTTACCAAAGGCATGCTACCCACACCCAACCATGCTGAAATCGATGAACCCATATCATGTCAAACCTGTCACCGCATAGAGCGTATCGAAGAGCATGCTAAAGCTAATAAAAATATTTACACTCGTAAGAAAAAATATTTCTTTTCTATGGACCACAAACGTAAAGGGGAAAAAGTTGTCTTTAAAGAGGAACGTTCATTTCTGGGAATCTTTAAAAAAAAGAGTGGTTCCCCCTATCATGATATAGACTATGGTAATGAAATTTACTACAATGGTAGAATCTGCTTAGGGTGCCATGATCACAAACAAAACAATAAAGGATTTACTGTTTGTGATCTTGAGGTCAAACAGAAAGACTCTAAAGAAACATGTATTAGTTGTCATATGCCACAAAAAAAAGGAAGTTTAGCTAATCAGAAGCAAAATAGAAAGCATGCTTTCCACGGTATTTCCATACACCAAAAACCAAAACACCTCTCACGATATATTCAATTTTCTATAAATAAACAACCATCAGGATTTGATGTGTATATCAAAAATAAAGCAACACATACTCTTTTTCCCCAACCGCTAAGAATGAGCCAACTCAGAGTCAGTATCGAACGCAATGACAAGCTCCTTACTTTACCAATACACTCTTTTATGCGAATCATTGGAACGGCAGGCAAGCCCTCTATGCCGTGGCTGGCAACCGAGGTTCTTAAAGATACTACCATCAAGGCACACGAAACCCGTAAAATACACTATAATACACCCTTAAAAAAAGGTGACCATCTCATTATTGAATTTGGATACTATCTCGTCAATCCAAAGGCAGCTAAACAGCTGAGGATTACTGATACCAAGGTAAAAAAAATTATTATTTTAAACAAAAAACGTATTGCTATCTGA
- a CDS encoding cbb3-type cytochrome c oxidase subunit I, which produces MSIVKNLVEGTGFNASSLTALQKVTLRAVVMSFLFYGLASIEGTLMRAALVNPMIPPINSFPDHYFSIMTVHPIIGIFGSTYQLVFAAFMFLIPYLTKKPLYSIGLANFVWIMITIGSALAWIAAFIWHYAPLYTLYWPLPADVSQFSRIGGIVFIIGIALIMVGTLGFIYNIYATIFAKVGIHTNKTTKELLISGFGIDGLMNLIYKLMGKTPYTKEPALSLPVVAIFRGTVDTFLDALVILGAGILVLVYLLADTAGLSWDVHAVDALLYKNFFWWGLDLVADGLVLIYVAGSWYLLATLITGQKLFMENVARAALLLELFVSWMVWSHHLLADQGQPEMMKLISGEMVTAFELLTQGLALFITLVTLWKARPLKMTMELKYLLGGLLGFGLAVPAGILQADMGLNRVLHNTQWIIGAHVHIALLTGLYMTLYSVVYVLWPLLTNNTKLYSMKLANAHFWLHLIGSIGMGAFMGMAGLEGMLRRHFYMDGEFQTFMILAAICATMMVTAWILFMINIVMSIGLKGLIGIFIPAKDNTATFGIDPQPSVVTQLKKD; this is translated from the coding sequence ATGAGTATTGTAAAGAATCTAGTGGAAGGAACAGGTTTTAATGCTTCTTCATTGACTGCTTTGCAGAAAGTTACACTTCGTGCGGTAGTGATGTCTTTTCTTTTCTATGGACTAGCATCCATTGAAGGCACATTGATGCGGGCTGCATTGGTAAATCCTATGATCCCTCCGATTAATAGTTTTCCTGATCATTATTTTTCAATTATGACAGTACACCCTATTATTGGGATTTTTGGTTCTACTTATCAGTTGGTTTTTGCTGCATTTATGTTTTTGATTCCCTATTTGACAAAAAAGCCACTCTATAGTATAGGATTGGCAAATTTTGTTTGGATTATGATTACCATTGGTTCAGCTTTAGCATGGATTGCTGCATTTATTTGGCACTATGCACCACTCTATACACTTTACTGGCCGCTACCAGCAGATGTTAGCCAGTTTAGCAGAATAGGTGGGATTGTCTTTATTATTGGGATTGCATTGATTATGGTCGGTACATTGGGGTTTATCTACAATATTTATGCGACAATCTTTGCAAAAGTAGGTATTCATACCAACAAAACAACCAAAGAGCTACTGATTTCTGGTTTTGGTATTGATGGTTTGATGAATCTAATTTATAAATTGATGGGGAAGACTCCATATACCAAAGAGCCAGCATTGTCCCTGCCAGTTGTTGCCATTTTTAGAGGAACAGTCGATACATTTCTTGATGCACTTGTAATTCTTGGTGCTGGTATTCTTGTTCTTGTCTATCTGCTTGCAGATACAGCAGGTTTGAGCTGGGATGTACATGCAGTAGATGCACTACTTTATAAAAATTTCTTCTGGTGGGGACTTGACCTTGTGGCAGATGGATTGGTGTTGATTTATGTAGCAGGCTCATGGTATCTGTTGGCAACACTAATAACAGGACAGAAGCTTTTTATGGAGAATGTTGCACGTGCAGCACTTCTCTTGGAGCTTTTTGTTTCTTGGATGGTTTGGTCGCATCACTTGCTTGCTGATCAGGGACAACCTGAAATGATGAAACTTATCTCTGGTGAGATGGTTACGGCATTTGAGTTACTCACTCAAGGGCTAGCACTCTTTATTACGCTTGTTACACTTTGGAAAGCTAGACCACTAAAAATGACTATGGAACTTAAGTATTTACTAGGAGGGCTTCTTGGTTTTGGTCTTGCGGTTCCAGCAGGGATTCTTCAAGCAGATATGGGACTAAACAGAGTATTGCATAATACCCAATGGATTATTGGTGCGCATGTACATATTGCTCTCCTTACAGGTCTCTATATGACACTTTATAGTGTTGTCTATGTACTTTGGCCTCTATTAACGAATAATACAAAGCTCTATTCCATGAAGCTTGCCAATGCACACTTTTGGCTCCATCTTATTGGAAGTATCGGTATGGGAGCCTTTATGGGAATGGCAGGTCTTGAAGGGATGCTAAGGCGTCACTTTTATATGGATGGAGAGTTTCAAACCTTCATGATTCTTGCGGCTATCTGTGCGACTATGATGGTTACGGCATGGATACTTTTTATGATTAATATTGTTATGTCTATTGGGCTGAAGGGACTTATTGGTATCTTTATTCCTGCAAAAGATAATACAGCAACATTTGGTATTGACCCACAGCCTTCGGTTGTAACCCAACTAAAAAAAGACTAA
- a CDS encoding YcxB family protein: protein MNTSKPVTICYRWDKENLKKAFVHAYEYQFKHSVRRYIGWLFIAMVQFGVVVVLKGGSVGLLLFSTILILYWYFIKRWLIYRRTLTSFKHSEFRDMPIALEANKDGIKQHGTVIPWKEIQRVIFLDDAILLYNKDKTFYIPHSAFSSLEEKSRFKSFAKEKERLVNVQG from the coding sequence ATGAACACATCTAAACCTGTGACCATATGTTACCGTTGGGATAAAGAAAATTTAAAAAAAGCATTTGTACATGCCTACGAATATCAATTTAAACATTCAGTTAGACGCTATATAGGATGGCTATTTATTGCTATGGTACAGTTTGGAGTTGTTGTAGTACTCAAAGGAGGATCTGTCGGTCTGCTATTGTTTTCTACAATTTTGATACTCTATTGGTATTTTATCAAGAGGTGGTTAATATATAGACGCACTCTTACATCGTTTAAACACTCAGAATTTAGGGATATGCCTATTGCACTTGAGGCAAATAAAGATGGAATAAAGCAGCATGGTACAGTGATACCATGGAAGGAGATACAAAGAGTAATATTCTTAGACGATGCAATTTTGCTTTACAATAAAGATAAAACATTTTATATTCCACATAGTGCTTTCTCTTCCTTGGAGGAAAAAAGTAGGTTTAAAAGTTTTGCTAAAGAAAAAGAGAGACTAGTCAATGTTCAAGGTTAG
- a CDS encoding cytochrome c, which translates to MHTQSISILFLILFIILSSAFGVEGKKVFETYCWGCHHQTAMAFGPPLSQIATKRTPEEIQAMIANPEAVSKIFGYQRNAMPPFQLKPEELKAITAYILSFGVVQDINTGKKK; encoded by the coding sequence ATGCATACACAAAGTATATCAATACTTTTTTTAATACTTTTTATCATCCTCTCATCAGCTTTTGGAGTAGAAGGGAAAAAAGTTTTTGAAACTTATTGCTGGGGATGTCATCATCAAACAGCAATGGCATTTGGTCCGCCACTATCCCAGATTGCAACAAAAAGAACACCAGAAGAGATACAGGCGATGATTGCTAACCCTGAAGCAGTTTCTAAAATATTTGGATATCAGCGTAATGCTATGCCTCCATTTCAGCTTAAACCAGAAGAGCTCAAAGCAATTACTGCTTATATTCTTTCTTTCGGAGTGGTTCAAGATATCAATACAGGCAAGAAAAAATAA